The window CTCTTTGGGATTCTGTGCAGTGTGCGCATGGCTGCTACCTGCATATACAAACAGCTTCTTGTACATCTTACGGCCCAAACGGTTCTTAGGCAACATACCTTTTACCGCTCTTTCGATTACCGCTTCAGGACGACGCTTCAGCAAATCCTTTGCGATTTCTTCTTTCAGACCGCCTGGATAACCAGAGAAGTTCTGATACACTTTGTCTTCAAACTTGTTACCAGTGAAAACAACTTTATCGGCATTAATCACAATTACATAATCGCCGCAATCAACGTGTGGCGTGTAATAGGCTTTGTTCTTACCACGGAGAACAGCCGCAATCTTAGAACACATACGACCCACGGTTTGATTAGTACCATCTACAACGTACCAATTGCGTTGCACGGTAGCCGCATTCGCATGCTTGGTGGTGAAATGAAGTTTACTCATATTAAAAACATTTTAGGTGAACCGGCGCTAACCCACCGGATTACTTCCGAAAAATTTCGGACGGCAAAGGTAGGCACCACCAGACCGTTTCACCAAAGAAAACAGGGATTATTTTTTAGCGCATCTTTACAACT is drawn from Chitinophagales bacterium and contains these coding sequences:
- the rplM gene encoding 50S ribosomal protein L13; this encodes MSKLHFTTKHANAATVQRNWYVVDGTNQTVGRMCSKIAAVLRGKNKAYYTPHVDCGDYVIVINADKVVFTGNKFEDKVYQNFSGYPGGLKEEIAKDLLKRRPEAVIERAVKGMLPKNRLGRKMYKKLFVYAGSSHAHTAQNPKELKF